The sequence TTCTTTGATCAATTGAATGGCTTGCTCTGCCGTAAGGATCTCGCTCACAGCGACTGGCGCCGAATGTGCCTTCAGGTACGCCAGCGCATTGCTAATCTCTACGGCTGCCTCGGCCCGAGTAATTTCTTGCTTGGGATTAAACTTTCCGTTTGTATCCAGCTTCACAACGCCATAGTTCAAGGCGCGCTGGATCGAACCGGAATAATCAACCTTGACTTGACCTTGGTCTTTAAATTCAACAACAACAGGCTTCACCATCGGAAGTTGACCACTTATCTCTATCGCATGAATGAGCTGGTGTGTGAATTCTTCGCGTGTTAACTTCTGGTTGGGCTTCAAATCAGTGGGCAGATCCAGTCCGTTGACGGCAGCAATAATGAGGGCTTGCGAGTACCAAGCGGAATCGCTGGCATTTGCAAAATAGTCCGAAGCCTTGGGCTCTTTAATGAAGCGGACCAGATCCAGATTCAGTCCTACCGCATTGACGATCATTTGAACGCCTTCAGCCTCCGAGATGGCAATGTGCGGACCAAACAAGTAGGTGCTGATCCCTTTGATCAGGCCACTATTTTGCAGGGCTATGATTTTCTCTTTGTCTTGAACGTTATTTAAATCTTTGAAGGTTGCGGCGGAAGCAAATTGTTGTCCAGCAAAACTGAGAGTCAAGGCAGCGGCAGCGGTTATCGTCATAATCTTGAATGTTTTCTTCATTTCTTTCACCTCGTGTTGTAGTCTGTTGTTTATTTGTGATTTTAGACGTGCGATTGTACAAAAAGGTTACAACAAGATTTATTTCCTATAACTTGTTAAAAAACGAGGTTACTAAGAACTATCAGATCTCAATAAGAACATACAGATATTATGAGAAAATCGGATTGCTTCAGAGCTTGAAGAAGGAAGAATCCAAGATCTAT comes from Paenibacillus sp. 19GGS1-52 and encodes:
- a CDS encoding S-layer homology domain-containing protein codes for the protein MKKTFKIMTITAAAALTLSFAGQQFASAATFKDLNNVQDKEKIIALQNSGLIKGISTYLFGPHIAISEAEGVQMIVNAVGLNLDLVRFIKEPKASDYFANASDSAWYSQALIIAAVNGLDLPTDLKPNQKLTREEFTHQLIHAIEISGQLPMVKPVVVEFKDQGQVKVDYSGSIQRALNYGVVKLDTNGKFNPKQEITRAEAAVEISNALAYLKAHSAPVAVSEILTAEQAIQLIKEAVGPDADLQIKIDPKAEMTRESFTYLLVHTLQTSSQLPMLKLIPVEIKDNDKIDILNSGAIQTAISLKIVKLDADGNFNPKDGITRTDATAMVSQVHEILKGFANH